A window of the Arachis duranensis cultivar V14167 chromosome 5, aradu.V14167.gnm2.J7QH, whole genome shotgun sequence genome harbors these coding sequences:
- the LOC107488165 gene encoding uncharacterized protein LOC107488165, giving the protein MNTPCAGGETSKPCYNGCFRSPFFVSDSNKSQNSSVSVVFGSSHDLEEATSYTLHPYTQFTNHEAIPSLQESYANFTKAYPPFGNTSEVDRIRAQEYPHLNLSNICFDYTGHGLFSYVQQQRFCPSTSVASSSSCPPPSALEPPFFDISHKPVNLHSQILHGGQESEIESRIRERIMAFMNISEADYTLVFIANEVSAFKLVAESFQFQSNGELLTVYDHRSEALDAMMEACKAQGAHILSAEFCWPRLGIKYKKLKKMIMSKRDKRKRGLFVFPLHSRVTGAPYSYVWMSLAQENGWHVLVDACAFAPKEMDTLGLTMFKPDFLICSFHKVYGENPSGFGCLFVKKSSVSAIKDSANNPTSLGIISLLPAFRQTQDLQEELQSETSPPHEIEVVSVSEIVELQTSLESTPSRRGLSSVNEIECKGLEHADSVGLIQISCRAKYLINWLVNAMMSLQHPHHPQTGISLIRIYGPNINAHRGPAVAFNVFDWKGEKVDPLIVQKLADRNNISLSSAVLQKIRFFDKNEEEREMGIESRVCEVKGLGGQCGNYIKTERERNECGISVVTAALGFLTNFEDVYRLWAFLSRFLDADFVEKERWRYMALNQTTIDI; this is encoded by the coding sequence atgaacacACCTTGCGCTGGAGGAGAAACATCAAAGCCTTGCTACAATGGCTGTTTTCGTTCTCCCTTTTTTGTCTCTGACTCTAATAAGTCTCAAAATTCCAGCGTCAGTGTTGTGTTTGGATCAAGCCATGACTTGGAAGAAGCCACGTCTTATACTCTTCATCCATATACACAATTCACAAACCATGAGGCCATCCCTTCTTTGCAAGAATCATATGCTAACTTCACCAAAGCATACCCTCCATTTGGGAACACTTCTGAAGTTGATCGAATTCGTGCCCAAGAATACCCTCACTTGAATCTCTCCAACATTTGCTTTGATTACACCGGACATGGCCTTTTCTCCTATGTTCAGCAGCAGAGGTTCTGTCCCTCAACTTCAGttgcttcttcatcttcttgtcCTCCTCCATCTGCCTTGGAACCACCCTTCTTCGATATCTCCCACAAGCCAGTGAATTTGCATTCTCAGATACTCCATGGTGGACAGGAATCAGAGATTGAATCCAGAATCAGAGAGAGGATCATGGCATTTATGAATATCTCTGAAGCTGATTACACCCTGGTTTTCATTGCCAATGAGGTATCTGCTTTCAAACTTGTGGCTGAATCTTTCCAATTTCAGTCCAATGGAGAGCTCCTCACAGTGTATGATCACAGGAGCGAGGCACTGGATGCGATGATGGAGGCCTGCAAAGCGCAAGGGGCACATATCTTGTCAGCGGAGTTCTGCTGGCCAAGGCTAGGAATAAagtacaagaaattgaagaagatgataaTGAGCAAAAGAGATAAGAGAAAGAGAGGCCTATTTGTTTTTCCACTTCACTCAAGAGTTACCGGAGCACCATATTCATATGTATGGATGTCTTTGGCACAAGAAAATGGATGGCATGTCTTGGTTGATGCATGTGCATTTGCACCTAAGGAGATGGACACCTTGGGTCTAACCATGTTCAAACCTGATTTTCTGATCTGTTCATTTCACAAAGTTTATGGTGAAAATCCATCAGGTTTTGGGTGCTTATTTGTCAAGAAATCCAGTGTTTCTGCTATAAAAGATTCAGCCAACAATCCTACAAGCCTAGGAATTATAAGCCTCCTTCCGGCATTTCGACAAACACAAGATCTACAAGAAGAGTTGCAAAGTGAAACTTCTCCACCACATGAGATTGAAGTAGTTTCAGTGTCAGAAATTGTGGAGTTACAAACATCCCTAGAGTCAACTCCATCTAGAAGAGGATTAAGTTCAGTGAATGAGATAGAATGCAAAGGATTGGAACATGCAGATTCAGTGGGGCTAATCCAAATTAGTTGCAGGGCTAAGTATCTCATCAATTGGCTTGTTAATGCAATGATGAGTCTCCAACATCCACATCATCCTCAAACTGGGATTTCCCTAATTAGAATCTATGGACCAAATATAAATGCACATCGTGGACCAGCAGTGGCATTCAACGTGTTTGATTGGAAAGGAGAAAAGGTTGATCCTTTAATTGTGCAGAAGCTAGCAGACAGGAACAACATCTCTCTGAGCAGTGCAGTTTTGCAGAAAATAAGGTTCTTTGACAAGaatgaggaagagagagagatggGTATAGAGAGCAGAGTGTGTGAGGTGAAAGGGTTGGGGGGGCAATGTGGTAATTATATCAAgacagagagagaaagaaatgaGTGTGGGATAAGTGTGGTGACGGCTGCACTTGGTTTCTTAACGAACTTTGAGGATGTATATAGGCTTTGGGCATTTCTTTCAAGATTCTTGGATGCAGATTTTGTGGAGAAAGAAAGATGGAGATACATGGCTCTTAATCAGACTACTATTGATATATGA